A single window of Wenzhouxiangella sp. XN24 DNA harbors:
- the nikR gene encoding nickel-responsive transcriptional regulator NikR has product MSERFTVSLEAELAQQFDGYMQRKGAKNRSEAVRDLIREALAREQLDKDPDVHCLGILTYLYNHHERELSKRLTETHHAHHDLTVTTLHMHLDHDHCLEAVLLKGPASQIEAFGDSVMARPGIRHGRLHRIPSPAGEEDSHSHSHGHYRAHHHDHD; this is encoded by the coding sequence ATGAGCGAACGATTCACGGTGTCCCTCGAGGCCGAGCTGGCGCAGCAGTTCGACGGCTACATGCAGCGCAAAGGCGCGAAGAACCGCTCCGAGGCGGTGCGGGACCTGATTCGCGAGGCCCTCGCGCGTGAGCAGCTCGACAAGGATCCCGATGTGCACTGCCTCGGGATCCTCACTTATCTCTACAACCACCACGAGCGCGAACTCAGCAAGCGCCTCACCGAAACGCACCACGCCCATCACGACCTGACCGTGACGACCCTGCACATGCATCTCGATCACGACCACTGTCTCGAGGCGGTGCTGCTGAAGGGTCCGGCCTCGCAGATCGAGGCCTTCGGCGATTCGGTCATGGCGCGACCCGGGATTCGCCATGGACGCCTGCACCGGATTCCGTCCCCGGCGGGCGAGGAAGACTCGCACAGTCATTCACATGGACACTACCGTGCGCACCATCACGATCACGACTGA
- a CDS encoding acyl-CoA thioesterase yields the protein MKPPSEQPAIRMMMMPKDTNAVGSIFGGVIMSLIDQAAFVEASRQAPRKFVTIAMDKVEFHKPVHNGDIVSLWAETIHIGRSSIRLRVDVQARSRNRDVDVRVTSAEVTMVSIDETGRPTPIFPENAGA from the coding sequence TTGAAACCCCCCAGTGAACAACCGGCCATCCGCATGATGATGATGCCGAAGGACACCAATGCGGTCGGCTCGATTTTCGGTGGGGTGATCATGTCGCTGATCGACCAGGCCGCCTTCGTCGAGGCGAGCCGCCAGGCGCCGCGCAAGTTCGTCACGATCGCCATGGACAAGGTGGAATTCCACAAGCCGGTGCACAACGGCGACATCGTCAGCCTGTGGGCCGAGACCATTCACATCGGCCGCAGCTCGATCCGCCTGCGCGTGGACGTGCAGGCCCGCTCGCGCAACCGGGACGTGGACGTGCGCGTGACCAGCGCCGAAGTCACCATGGTGTCGATCGACGAAACGGGTCGTCCCACGCCGATCTTCCCGGAGAACGCGGGCGCCTGA
- a CDS encoding GGDEF domain-containing protein: MNASNTTPLPIPPRKARDRGTARPTATTSARPRPLELLRELQRSLEPEVVVDTFASRLHEHFAVEGLTFEHPEHRLQWGTEGEPAFAASLDLEGDSLGHLAFYRQRAFGRRERDELARLSDLLLQPLRNALAHASLQKQAFEDALTGLLNRQALDRMLPRELATAERNGQPMALVMIDLDCLKQVNDTGGHAAGDEALRRVSQSISRALRQSDLAFRIGGDEFILLLPATGADGAMRVVERIQGLVRDGPALHGLTLTFSAGIATSAAGIAPDYLIEQADQAMYLAKRAGKDRALSSTTTTLRRGRPDFSADRIAARMART, encoded by the coding sequence ATGAATGCCAGCAATACCACCCCGCTCCCGATACCGCCCCGGAAGGCGCGCGATCGCGGCACCGCCCGGCCCACGGCAACTACGAGCGCGCGGCCCAGGCCCCTCGAGCTGCTCCGCGAACTGCAACGCTCGCTCGAGCCCGAGGTGGTGGTGGACACCTTCGCCAGCCGCCTGCATGAACATTTCGCCGTCGAGGGGCTGACCTTCGAACACCCGGAACATCGGCTCCAGTGGGGTACCGAGGGCGAGCCGGCTTTCGCCGCCAGCCTGGACCTGGAAGGCGACTCACTGGGTCACCTGGCGTTCTACCGCCAACGGGCCTTCGGACGGCGCGAGCGTGACGAACTCGCCCGTCTGTCCGACCTGCTGCTCCAGCCGCTACGCAACGCGCTGGCCCACGCCTCGTTGCAGAAACAGGCGTTCGAGGATGCGCTGACGGGGCTGCTGAACCGCCAGGCGCTCGACCGGATGTTGCCGCGGGAACTGGCGACGGCCGAGCGCAATGGCCAGCCGATGGCGCTGGTGATGATCGACCTCGACTGCCTCAAGCAGGTCAACGATACCGGGGGACATGCCGCGGGCGATGAGGCCTTGCGCCGGGTGTCCCAGTCGATTTCCCGCGCCCTGCGCCAGTCGGACCTCGCGTTCCGCATCGGCGGCGACGAGTTCATCCTGCTGCTCCCGGCCACCGGCGCGGACGGCGCGATGAGGGTCGTCGAGCGGATCCAGGGCCTTGTGCGGGACGGCCCGGCCCTGCACGGACTGACCCTGACGTTCAGTGCCGGGATCGCCACGAGTGCGGCCGGAATCGCGCCGGATTACCTCATCGAGCAGGCTGACCAGGCGATGTACCTGGCCAAGCGCGCCGGCAAGGACCGGGCATTGTCGAGCACGACGACGACGTTGCGTCGCGGCCGTCCGGACTTCTCAGCCGACCGCATTGCGGCGAGAATGGCGCGCACCTGA
- a CDS encoding ABC transporter ATP-binding protein: MTEPLFSLEKVSVDYPGSGKALEGLDLEIAPGERVVLLGTNGCGKTTLLKLLDGLVAPSGGILRFAGEPLDSARLARPEFARDFRRRVALMFQHPEAMLFNPTVAAEIGFGLRHLPEADARERVRHWADVMRLDMRLDAPPSQLSGGEKQRLCLACLLAIEPEVLLLDEPTANLDPRTVGWLIDWLAERDITTVVATHHMALAPELGARAVILAENHTLAFDGPVSDALADLDLLLENNLAHRHRHHHDGVEHEHVHGHPVWGPARGFDVE, encoded by the coding sequence ATGACTGAGCCGCTGTTCAGTCTCGAGAAGGTCTCGGTCGATTATCCGGGCAGCGGCAAGGCGCTCGAGGGGCTGGACCTGGAGATCGCGCCCGGCGAGCGCGTCGTGCTGCTCGGCACGAACGGCTGCGGCAAGACGACCTTGCTCAAGCTTCTCGACGGGCTCGTCGCGCCCTCCGGCGGCATATTGCGCTTCGCCGGCGAGCCGCTCGACTCGGCGCGGCTGGCGCGCCCGGAGTTCGCGCGCGATTTCCGCAGGCGGGTCGCGCTGATGTTCCAGCACCCGGAGGCCATGCTGTTCAACCCGACGGTCGCGGCGGAGATCGGTTTCGGCCTGCGTCACCTGCCGGAGGCGGACGCCCGCGAGCGCGTCCGTCACTGGGCGGACGTGATGCGGCTCGACATGCGCCTCGACGCGCCGCCGTCGCAGTTGTCCGGCGGCGAGAAGCAGCGCCTGTGCCTCGCCTGCCTGCTGGCGATCGAGCCGGAGGTGCTGCTGCTCGACGAGCCGACGGCGAATCTCGACCCGCGCACCGTCGGCTGGCTGATCGACTGGCTCGCGGAGCGCGATATCACGACCGTCGTCGCGACCCACCACATGGCGCTGGCGCCGGAACTGGGCGCCCGGGCCGTGATCCTGGCGGAGAATCACACGCTGGCGTTCGACGGCCCGGTGAGCGATGCGCTCGCCGACCTGGACCTGCTGCTGGAGAACAACCTGGCGCATCGTCATCGGCACCACCATGATGGGGTGGAACACGAACATGTGCACGGCCACCCCGTGTGGGGCCCGGCCCGGGGCTTTGATGTCGAATAA
- a CDS encoding TonB-dependent receptor — protein sequence MAPLRLSNRLVHAFAMALGVVTGITTLQAETEQPAWLDAVVVTGTRSAHSLVGVPVDTVLITREDIERSPAQNLPQLLRSIPGVSITNLDDTLAADNLRLTVRGLQVNEGYGLVLIDGRRIHGGLGAHGDYGVSLNQVPIAMVERIEIVKGASSALYGADAMAGVINVITRPVPATAGGTVSLTRGRYDVLARDGVPANDPGRDDLRAHAGFGAPVGESSGVLLLLSREQDESADRDPATTWREALLARWSTAFGEHWAVELQADAARARREPATAPERFDREYDDRRGTISLRHDTATHTARASAYRFTQDFVQGYPGFTHGFRSGKIGYDQAEARFTWLGEDHWLTIGGEFQRQDLDYEFSNYRDGLLEATLPVRRSVDTSSVYVQDEIWLYDRRLMLVPGLRFEHHSTFGSELNPKLAASLRSADERTTWRASIGRAFKSPTIRQLYYEGLYRHGESYIESNPRLDPERAINFNLSVERRWTAHGLWASFGVFQTDLEDKVVRTDTGRETVDGVPIESYVNVEEARIRGAELSLRAGGARGFSMTAGLAWTGADNRDTGDTLAYVPEYTVSLAPTWVAPGGRGGVRVALIAVGEQFRDVSNRRRVDAHRVVDLRAWLALTTQATLNVDIGNAFESDKGDDAFAWRQGRRIGLTLDVRF from the coding sequence TTGGCGCCCCTCCGACTCTCCAACCGACTGGTCCACGCGTTCGCCATGGCCCTGGGCGTCGTTACGGGTATCACGACGCTGCAAGCCGAGACCGAGCAGCCCGCCTGGCTGGATGCGGTGGTGGTGACCGGGACGCGTTCGGCGCACTCGCTGGTCGGTGTTCCCGTCGACACGGTGCTGATCACCCGCGAAGACATCGAGCGTTCGCCCGCCCAGAATCTTCCCCAGTTGTTGCGCAGCATCCCCGGCGTCTCGATCACCAATCTCGATGACACGCTGGCCGCGGACAACCTGCGGCTGACGGTCCGCGGCCTGCAGGTCAACGAGGGTTACGGACTGGTGCTCATCGACGGCCGGCGCATTCACGGCGGGCTCGGCGCGCACGGCGATTATGGCGTGAGCCTCAACCAGGTCCCGATCGCGATGGTGGAACGTATCGAGATCGTCAAGGGCGCGAGTTCGGCGTTGTACGGTGCGGATGCCATGGCGGGCGTGATCAACGTGATCACGCGTCCCGTGCCTGCAACGGCCGGCGGGACGGTCTCGCTCACGCGCGGCCGCTACGACGTGCTGGCGCGCGACGGAGTGCCGGCGAATGACCCTGGCCGGGACGATCTGCGGGCGCATGCCGGTTTCGGCGCGCCGGTCGGCGAGTCGTCGGGTGTCCTGTTGCTGTTGAGCCGGGAGCAGGACGAATCCGCGGACCGTGATCCCGCAACGACCTGGCGGGAAGCATTGCTGGCGCGCTGGAGCACGGCGTTCGGGGAGCACTGGGCGGTCGAACTGCAGGCCGATGCCGCGCGTGCCCGCCGCGAACCGGCCACCGCGCCGGAACGCTTCGATCGCGAGTATGACGATCGCCGCGGCACGATCTCGCTGCGCCATGACACCGCGACCCATACCGCGAGAGCCTCGGCGTACCGCTTCACCCAGGACTTCGTCCAGGGCTACCCCGGTTTCACGCATGGCTTTCGCAGCGGCAAGATCGGCTATGACCAGGCCGAAGCCCGGTTCACCTGGCTCGGCGAGGACCACTGGCTGACCATCGGCGGGGAGTTCCAGCGCCAGGACCTCGACTATGAGTTCAGCAATTACCGCGACGGCCTGTTGGAGGCCACGCTGCCCGTGCGGCGCAGCGTGGACACATCGAGCGTCTATGTGCAGGACGAGATCTGGCTGTACGACCGGCGCCTGATGCTCGTCCCGGGCCTGCGTTTCGAACATCACTCCACCTTCGGCAGCGAGCTCAATCCGAAACTCGCCGCCAGCCTGCGCAGCGCCGACGAGCGGACTACCTGGCGCGCCTCGATCGGACGCGCTTTCAAGTCGCCGACCATCCGCCAGCTCTATTACGAAGGCCTGTACCGGCACGGTGAGAGCTACATCGAGTCGAATCCCCGGCTCGATCCGGAGCGGGCGATCAACTTCAACCTCAGCGTTGAGCGGCGCTGGACGGCGCACGGGCTCTGGGCCTCCTTCGGCGTGTTCCAGACGGATCTCGAGGACAAGGTGGTGCGCACGGACACGGGTCGCGAGACCGTGGACGGCGTGCCGATCGAGTCTTACGTGAATGTCGAGGAGGCGCGGATCCGCGGCGCCGAGTTGTCCCTGCGTGCCGGCGGCGCGCGCGGCTTCTCGATGACGGCGGGACTCGCATGGACCGGGGCGGACAATCGGGACACGGGCGACACGTTGGCTTACGTGCCCGAGTACACGGTGTCGCTGGCGCCGACGTGGGTGGCGCCGGGTGGACGTGGTGGCGTGCGCGTGGCGCTGATCGCGGTCGGCGAGCAGTTCCGCGATGTCAGCAACAGGCGGCGCGTAGACGCCCACCGCGTCGTGGATCTCCGTGCCTGGCTGGCGCTCACGACCCAGGCGACCCTCAACGTCGACATCGGCAATGCCTTCGAATCCGACAAGGGCGACGACGCCTTCGCCTGGCGACAGGGCCGGCGGATCGGCCTCACGCTGGATGTCCGATTCTGA
- a CDS encoding acetate kinase, with product MRVLVLNSGSSTIKFGLFELPGETRLAHGVIERIGQEDACLRYHDAGGERTEALPAPDHAAGFATLLERLAACGPPDAIGHRVAHGGTRFGAPARITRGVLEAIREMGDLAPLHNPANLAGIEAAMAAAPGVPQAAIFDTAFHQTLPEHAWRYAVPENWHARYGVRRYGFHGTSIRYVSGVASRVLERPPDETSLVVLHLGNGASATAVQGGRSVDTSMGLSTLEGLVMGTRCGDLDPAVPGYVAAQSGLDSAEIDRLLHEESGLLALCGASDMREIEGRAGAGDERAELALEVFAHRARRHVGALAATLGRCDALVFTGGIGEHQAGMRARICTGLEVFGLALDGAKNAAPGPLPAAVHAAESRVAALVIATDEELEIARQANACLADEA from the coding sequence GTGAGGGTGCTGGTGCTGAATTCGGGCAGTTCGACGATCAAGTTCGGTCTCTTCGAACTGCCTGGCGAGACCCGCCTCGCACACGGCGTCATCGAGCGCATCGGCCAGGAGGACGCGTGCCTGCGTTACCACGATGCCGGGGGCGAGCGCACGGAGGCGCTGCCGGCGCCGGATCATGCCGCAGGCTTCGCCACCCTCCTGGAGCGGCTCGCGGCCTGCGGCCCGCCCGACGCCATCGGGCATCGCGTGGCGCATGGCGGTACCCGTTTCGGCGCGCCCGCGCGCATCACGCGCGGCGTGCTCGAGGCGATCCGCGAGATGGGCGACCTGGCGCCCCTGCACAACCCGGCGAACCTCGCGGGCATCGAGGCGGCGATGGCCGCGGCCCCGGGCGTGCCCCAGGCGGCGATCTTCGATACCGCCTTTCACCAGACGCTCCCGGAACACGCCTGGCGATACGCCGTGCCGGAGAACTGGCACGCGCGTTACGGCGTGCGTCGCTACGGCTTTCACGGCACCTCGATCCGCTACGTCAGCGGCGTGGCGAGCAGGGTCCTGGAGCGTCCGCCCGACGAGACCTCGCTGGTCGTCCTGCATCTCGGTAACGGCGCCAGCGCCACCGCGGTGCAGGGCGGGCGCAGCGTGGACACCTCGATGGGCCTGTCCACCCTGGAGGGCCTGGTCATGGGCACGCGTTGCGGCGATCTCGATCCCGCCGTGCCGGGCTATGTCGCCGCGCAATCCGGACTGGACAGCGCAGAGATCGACCGCCTGCTCCACGAGGAGAGCGGCTTGCTGGCGCTGTGCGGGGCGAGTGACATGCGCGAGATCGAGGGCCGGGCCGGCGCAGGCGATGAACGGGCGGAACTCGCCCTGGAAGTCTTCGCGCATCGCGCCAGGCGCCATGTCGGCGCCCTGGCGGCGACCCTGGGACGCTGTGATGCGCTCGTCTTCACCGGCGGGATCGGCGAACACCAGGCCGGCATGCGGGCGCGCATCTGCACGGGGCTGGAGGTGTTCGGCCTGGCGCTGGACGGCGCGAAGAACGCCGCGCCCGGACCGCTGCCGGCCGCAGTGCATGCGGCGGAGAGTCGTGTCGCGGCGCTCGTGATCGCGACGGACGAGGAGCTCGAGATCGCTCGCCAGGCCAACGCCTGCCTGGCGGACGAGGCCTGA
- a CDS encoding DUF4198 domain-containing protein, with protein MNCARFRICGRKGLTAALGLAVLWPALAAAHYPWMTPADYRPAPGATVAFNIGWGHEFPGTATLDPERVEAAWLVDGAGPAIAIDLAAGAPFVTPPLPGDGPWLLAARQVPGFYSRTPRGGQRSSRADNPDALSCGYSRNVVVALLGQGTAIDTALGFPLEIMPLDGQATAGEPLAVRVTLHGRPWRGVVRATYAGFTGGEDEYPASAQTDEAGIARLALEHGGRWMVMARASEPYPDPAICDQNNYNATLTLEVR; from the coding sequence ATGAACTGTGCAAGATTCAGGATTTGCGGACGTAAAGGGCTGACCGCTGCCCTGGGGCTGGCCGTCCTGTGGCCGGCGCTGGCCGCGGCGCACTACCCGTGGATGACGCCTGCCGACTACCGGCCGGCGCCCGGTGCGACGGTCGCCTTCAATATTGGCTGGGGTCACGAGTTCCCCGGCACGGCCACGTTGGACCCCGAGCGGGTCGAGGCCGCGTGGCTCGTGGATGGCGCCGGGCCGGCCATCGCCATCGACCTGGCCGCCGGAGCGCCTTTCGTCACGCCTCCCTTGCCCGGCGACGGCCCGTGGTTGCTGGCCGCACGACAGGTGCCGGGCTTCTACAGCCGGACGCCGCGCGGGGGGCAGCGCAGCTCCCGTGCCGACAACCCGGATGCGCTCAGCTGTGGCTATTCGCGCAATGTCGTGGTCGCCTTGCTGGGCCAGGGCACGGCAATCGACACGGCGCTGGGGTTTCCGCTGGAGATCATGCCGCTGGATGGACAAGCCACGGCGGGCGAGCCGCTCGCGGTGCGGGTGACGCTGCATGGCCGTCCGTGGCGGGGCGTGGTCCGCGCCACCTATGCCGGGTTCACAGGCGGCGAGGACGAGTATCCGGCCAGTGCACAGACAGATGAGGCGGGCATCGCACGCCTGGCGCTCGAGCACGGCGGCCGCTGGATGGTCATGGCCAGGGCCAGCGAGCCTTACCCGGATCCGGCGATCTGCGACCAGAACAATTACAATGCGACCCTCACGCTGGAGGTGCGCTGA
- a CDS encoding energy-coupling factor ABC transporter permease, producing the protein MHIPDGLISPQTYLPALALAAPLWVIAGRRIRDRLGDEMLPRLAVFTALAFLLSTVMLPLPGGTSGHAVGVSLLALVFGPWTAFMAYSLVLLLQAVVVGAGGITALPVNALAIGFAGAWTAVALYRGLGFLGETPAVVLAVWGSVMTSALILALVLGMQPWLAHAPDGTPRFFPFGPAVTLPALLIPHALIGAGEAALTLLIFRHARRRAWLAVRG; encoded by the coding sequence ATGCATATTCCTGACGGCCTGATCTCTCCGCAGACCTACCTGCCCGCGCTGGCGCTTGCGGCGCCCTTGTGGGTCATCGCAGGGCGCCGGATCCGCGACCGGCTGGGGGACGAGATGCTGCCCCGCCTCGCCGTGTTCACGGCGCTCGCGTTCCTGCTCTCGACGGTGATGCTGCCGTTGCCAGGCGGCACATCCGGGCACGCCGTCGGGGTGAGCCTGCTGGCGCTGGTGTTCGGTCCGTGGACGGCGTTCATGGCCTACAGCCTGGTGCTGCTGCTGCAGGCGGTGGTGGTCGGCGCAGGCGGCATCACGGCGTTGCCGGTCAATGCGCTGGCCATCGGTTTCGCGGGGGCGTGGACCGCTGTCGCTCTTTACCGGGGTCTCGGGTTTCTCGGTGAGACGCCGGCTGTCGTCCTCGCCGTGTGGGGCTCGGTCATGACCTCGGCATTGATTCTTGCGCTGGTGCTGGGCATGCAGCCCTGGCTGGCACATGCCCCGGACGGCACGCCACGCTTCTTTCCCTTCGGCCCGGCCGTGACGCTGCCGGCGCTGCTGATCCCTCATGCACTGATCGGCGCCGGCGAGGCGGCGCTCACGCTGTTGATCTTCCGCCACGCGCGGCGGCGGGCATGGCTGGCGGTGCGCGGGTGA
- the pta gene encoding phosphate acetyltransferase, whose product MSNNLYIAATEPMSGKSLVALGLMELLSRRQARLGFFRPVIARADRPDNDIRLIAERYGLEVGVTATHAFSHDEAQRELAAGRHDEVLKTILDRYKTLEAQCDFVLCEGTDYTGVSSAFEFDFNATVAKNLGAPILPVISGRDRSADEIHNAIEVAREVFHARGCDVVATIVNRATADPETLAGNLREERNGDEPVFVIPEDAALSRPSVADIAQALDARLLHGSADSLRREVAQVKVAAMSLNHFLERLEPGSLVLTSGDRADIVLGCFVVNRSAKASGLAGIILTGDLAPQLEIRRLVGGLSDESLPVLAVAAEAYEAATRVHDVRAWLSADHPAKIARALGLFEARVDVEALEARIDLPRPARVTPLMFEYELMRRAARARKRIVLPEGEDERILRAADILVKRGTVELVLLGDETLVRRRISALALDLGDVEIIDPAHAPQLEDFAAELHRLRAHRGVTPERALDMMRDRNYFGTMMVHTGAVDGMVSGAVTTTAHTIRPAFEFIRTQPGVSTASSVLFMCLKDRVLVYADCAVVPEPTTEELADIAISSAGTARMFGIEPRIAMLSYSTGESGAGAEVERVRAATALVRERRPDLPVEGPIQYDAAVDAAVARTKIPGSEVAGRATVLVFPDLNSGNNAYKAVQRSAGAVVVGPVLQGLKKPVNDLSRGASVGDIVKTVAITAVQAEEMTR is encoded by the coding sequence ATGTCGAATAACCTGTATATCGCGGCCACGGAGCCCATGAGCGGCAAGTCGCTGGTGGCGCTGGGCCTGATGGAGCTGTTGTCGCGGCGCCAGGCGCGGCTGGGTTTTTTCCGTCCCGTGATCGCCCGGGCGGATCGACCCGATAACGATATCCGGCTCATCGCCGAGCGCTACGGGCTCGAGGTCGGCGTCACGGCCACCCATGCATTCAGCCACGACGAGGCGCAGCGCGAGCTGGCTGCGGGTCGTCATGACGAGGTGCTCAAGACTATTCTCGACCGCTACAAGACGCTCGAGGCGCAGTGCGACTTCGTGTTGTGCGAAGGCACCGATTACACCGGCGTGTCCTCGGCCTTCGAGTTCGACTTCAACGCCACGGTGGCCAAGAACCTCGGCGCGCCCATCCTGCCGGTGATCAGCGGCCGGGACCGCAGCGCGGACGAGATCCACAACGCCATCGAGGTCGCGCGGGAAGTGTTTCACGCCCGCGGTTGCGACGTGGTCGCGACGATCGTCAACCGCGCCACGGCCGACCCGGAGACACTCGCCGGCAACCTGCGCGAGGAACGCAACGGTGATGAACCGGTGTTCGTGATCCCGGAGGATGCGGCCCTGAGCCGCCCGTCCGTGGCGGACATCGCCCAGGCGCTGGACGCCCGGCTGCTGCACGGCTCCGCCGATTCGCTGCGCCGCGAAGTCGCGCAGGTCAAGGTCGCGGCCATGAGCCTGAACCATTTCCTGGAGCGACTCGAGCCGGGCAGCCTGGTGCTGACCTCGGGAGACCGGGCGGACATCGTGCTCGGTTGCTTCGTCGTCAATCGCTCGGCCAAGGCCAGCGGCCTGGCCGGCATCATTCTCACCGGTGACCTGGCGCCGCAGCTCGAGATCCGCCGCCTCGTCGGGGGGCTTTCCGACGAATCCCTGCCGGTGCTGGCGGTGGCCGCCGAGGCCTACGAAGCCGCCACGCGGGTACACGACGTGCGCGCCTGGCTCAGTGCCGACCACCCGGCGAAGATCGCGCGCGCACTCGGCCTGTTCGAGGCCCGGGTCGATGTCGAGGCACTCGAGGCGCGCATCGACCTGCCGCGCCCGGCGCGCGTCACGCCCCTGATGTTCGAATACGAGCTGATGCGTCGCGCGGCCCGGGCCCGCAAGCGCATCGTGCTGCCGGAGGGCGAGGACGAGCGGATCCTGCGCGCCGCCGATATTCTCGTGAAGCGCGGGACGGTGGAGCTGGTGCTGCTCGGTGACGAGACGCTCGTGCGGCGCCGGATCTCTGCGCTGGCGCTGGATCTCGGCGACGTCGAGATCATCGATCCGGCGCATGCCCCGCAGCTCGAGGATTTCGCCGCCGAGCTGCATCGCCTGCGCGCGCATCGCGGCGTCACGCCGGAGCGCGCGCTGGACATGATGCGCGACCGCAACTACTTCGGCACGATGATGGTGCACACCGGCGCGGTGGACGGCATGGTGTCCGGCGCGGTGACGACCACCGCGCATACCATCCGCCCGGCCTTCGAGTTCATCCGCACGCAACCCGGCGTGTCCACCGCCTCCAGCGTGCTGTTCATGTGCCTCAAGGACCGCGTGCTCGTCTATGCGGATTGCGCCGTGGTGCCGGAACCGACGACCGAGGAACTGGCGGACATCGCCATCAGCTCCGCGGGTACCGCGCGCATGTTCGGCATCGAGCCGCGCATCGCGATGTTGTCCTACTCGACCGGTGAATCGGGCGCGGGCGCCGAAGTCGAGCGCGTGCGCGCCGCGACGGCGCTGGTCCGCGAGCGCCGTCCCGACCTGCCCGTCGAAGGCCCCATCCAGTACGATGCAGCCGTCGATGCGGCCGTGGCGCGCACCAAGATCCCCGGCAGCGAAGTCGCCGGTCGCGCGACGGTGCTGGTCTTCCCGGATCTCAATTCGGGGAACAACGCCTACAAGGCGGTGCAGCGCTCCGCCGGCGCGGTGGTCGTCGGTCCGGTGCTGCAGGGCCTGAAAAAACCCGTCAACGACCTGTCGCGCGGCGCCAGTGTCGGCGACATCGTGAAGACGGTCGCGATCACGGCCGTGCAGGCGGAGGAGATGACGCGGTGA